Within the Populus trichocarpa isolate Nisqually-1 chromosome 14, P.trichocarpa_v4.1, whole genome shotgun sequence genome, the region CCGTTTATGGCAGAGGTTAAGGATTATGCCTGCCATAGGGCGGGGGAGCCAGTTGCAAAGAAGTCAAGGATGTTGAAAAGAGAGCCTTATGCGTCAAAGAGGTGTGGGTGTGGGTTTAGGATTAGGGCGATTGTTCCGATTACGAATTATAATGAGAAGGATAAGACGTTTGTGTATCAAGAAGAGGGGATGGCAATGTTTAAGTTGTATGCAGTGCATTCAGGGCATGAACCGGGGCCATTGGATGGGAATGCGAGGATAATACATCGGGTTGTTGGGCATAAAGGTGGGTTTATGATGGATCAAGAAATGGTTTATGGGGTGCGCGAGGATGTGGATAGTGAAGGTTTTGGTTTGTTGGGGAAGGATGATGGGGAATTTCGACTTTCAGTTTTGCAGCAGGTGCAAGAGTTGAGAGCTGAAATTGGGTTATTAGAAGGGAGATTGAGGAAAATCCCGAGTGAATTGTTGGGTTCGGTGGCTCAGGAATTGTATGATGTTGTCAACAAAGTTAGGAGCATAGGGGATGAGAGTTCAAAGACAATAGGGTTGCTTTCGCACAAGTCTCATTCAGATGATGTGTTAGTGGGGGGAAATGATCTGGCTCACTGGACTGATCACCATGAACGGCTATATGGGAATGGCAAGGAGGCAGAATTGATCGAAGATGATGAAGATAGTTTTGGCCGGACACTTGGGGATGTTGTTCCCTGGGACCAGATGAGGGCAGAGTGTAGGAGTGAGAAGGACCTGTTGAGTGAGCCGTCTAAGCCTGAAAAGTGGTTGAAGTGCAGTGATTTTGATGAGAAGAGCATTCTTGACTGTGAAGATACTAAACTAACCAAGCCCATGAGACATGATGAGGGTATAGTGACAGATGTAGGTCTTATACAGGTTGATAGTTTCTACCATGAGAATGCTAAATGGTATGATTCACCTTGTGGGTTGGACACCAGTGCAGATTGTGAGGACAGTGAATTCAGACATGGGGAAATTGTGTAGAGTCCTCAAGAGCCAGGTTAACCTGCTCTAACTTAGGGATTGAGATTAAATCATGCCCACTATCCATTCTGACCTCTGGAAGTGGGCTGTACATTTATGTATACTGAAGATTGGAGCTTCTCACATGCTTCTGGGTATCTTTTGTATACTGTACTGTAAATTATGGCCAACTGGTCCGATCTGCACGTATCTTATTTATAACTATTTGTTAACAACTTTGTGGACCTTAATTTTCAGCTGGTTCCTACGGGTAATGCGTATCTGTGAtgtgttaaaaattattatatgtaATTCTTTGAGAATGTTTATGTATTATATACCCAATCTTTCTTTCTAATATTATTGCTTGAAGTTGTGTGAGgcttctctccctccctccctctgtCTCTGCTCGGATATCTGTattcttttctttgatgaaaagCTCTGAAACATTAGCTTAAAATGCTTTACTTCTCTGAATTACATAACCAGCAATTAAGGCTGTTTTCTGGCTTGTTTATTGTCCTAGCTGTTACGATTGTCATCAGTTGTGAAGCTCCTAGAACATAATTTCTAGAGGTGCATAGattctctcttgttttcttaatttgctATGTCATAGTCAATATAAGGCTTACATGTGAGCAATTGTTACATAATTTTCTGCCTTAATGTAAAGCAACTTTCATTGCTGTAGATTAATCATGCACCATTAGCAATCTGTTTGCATTCTTAGGTCTTGGAATGGGCCTGTATGGGTATTAAGTGAAAAGGTGAACTTAATCCATATGCCTTTAACAGTGAAATTCAATCATATATCATGTGCATAGAAAGTCTACTAAATCTAATATGTTCATGGCCAAGTGGTTTCTTGCTGGACCCTCTATTGTATGAAGTTGTCGATGAACTTGTAGTGGATTCCTTTTGTGTGTTTAGTAAAAAGTGGTGCCCCTTAGCTTATTTGTATGGAAATTCGATGTACAGGCTTCTTACATCACTTGCACAATTTATATTTGCGGTTTGCTTTTTGGAGGgtatctttctttccttcttcatCTGCTTATTTGTCCTTTtaactgaaagaaaaaaaataaaaacaaatcttagtTGATTTGTCCAACCTTTGgaaatttttaaatcttggtGGTGTTAGTTCCTTTTACCACATTATTAACCAGAGAGCAGGAGTCAAGGATACATCTCCTACTCTTCCACAATTAATATCTGTGTTCTCTTAAAATGGGTgctgttctttttctttaatctcaGGATAGTGTTAGTGTGATTTCTTTCAGCATTTATTGTGAGTTGGCTCTTTGAGGTTCCTATTTAAAAGTTTCTGATCAGACAATGAAATTTTGTTCTCTATACATGATACAACATTTtatcaaattgaagaatttttcAATTGTGGACAATGCTTTCTGGAATAGTTTTGCACACGTGTGCACCGAGACTTTCAACAGTCTATGCCACAATCTATATTTTGCACTTGGAGGTTCAAAAAGATGAAATATTAGCATGAGCTATGTATTTGTGCATGCAGACTGAGGCTCTCTACTGCTGTTTTGGCaacatcaaatgcaattcaatttACAAACAGCATGTGTCTTAGATCTTTTTCT harbors:
- the LOC7464865 gene encoding uncharacterized protein LOC7464865; the encoded protein is MNPPHKTETDLFHNHHDLVPPLPPPPHQIIIPTPQTQSQPSIQDDLSLPEIVLFCSPSSPDNSPSQSSSDNDDSLSHHQNNLHHNSNRILNPHAPAFINPEPHISTQFYTFNAESHTLMIRCILEQRLATPDEIRAATPCTVLKSWRNVWKDRNEDTAYLTGWKRIQEKLMAHVDSTSGNEFLCFKNNSQQFVSHIDQWQDIVTSFHGDADLKHLGLRETIERIKQVWTVGAKFYGIPESFIRVCVAACPVCSTSEGSNSRNKRRRFEYTESFDVPAKEVPTKLQQLAAKHKVVLCIRQKYIRYKPFMAEVKDYACHRAGEPVAKKSRMLKREPYASKRCGCGFRIRAIVPITNYNEKDKTFVYQEEGMAMFKLYAVHSGHEPGPLDGNARIIHRVVGHKGGFMMDQEMVYGVREDVDSEGFGLLGKDDGEFRLSVLQQVQELRAEIGLLEGRLRKIPSELLGSVAQELYDVVNKVRSIGDESSKTIGLLSHKSHSDDVLVGGNDLAHWTDHHERLYGNGKEAELIEDDEDSFGRTLGDVVPWDQMRAECRSEKDLLSEPSKPEKWLKCSDFDEKSILDCEDTKLTKPMRHDEGIVTDVGLIQVDSFYHENAKWYDSPCGLDTSADCEDSEFRHGEIV